The following coding sequences are from one Kallotenue papyrolyticum window:
- a CDS encoding 6-carboxytetrahydropterin synthase: MDVLTTKRFEFSAAHRYWNPTWSEEQNQAIFGKCTNPHGHGHNYVLYVTVAGQVDPATGMVINITDLKRIVNGVLEQFDHKHLNEDTPYFREQQPTTENLVRVLWGLIASALPAQVRLYRLRLYENDDLFADYYGGESASFSRRYQFSAAHRLHSAELSAEQNQALYGKCNNPAGHGHNYRFEVTVEGPVDPATGMVINLVDLDAVVQPLLDELDHTHLDRQHAFFQRHPSTGENIVRYLWQRLAAALGERLRWIRLWETPNNIFECGVREP; the protein is encoded by the coding sequence ATGGATGTCTTGACCACCAAGCGCTTCGAGTTTTCCGCGGCGCATCGCTACTGGAACCCGACCTGGAGCGAGGAACAGAACCAGGCGATCTTCGGCAAGTGCACCAATCCGCACGGCCATGGCCACAACTACGTGCTGTACGTTACCGTTGCGGGCCAGGTCGATCCGGCCACCGGCATGGTGATCAACATCACCGATCTCAAGCGGATCGTGAACGGTGTGCTGGAGCAGTTCGACCACAAGCATCTCAACGAGGACACGCCCTACTTTCGCGAGCAGCAGCCTACCACCGAGAACCTGGTGCGCGTGCTGTGGGGACTGATCGCCAGCGCGCTGCCGGCGCAGGTGCGCCTCTACCGTCTGCGCCTCTACGAAAACGACGATCTGTTCGCCGACTACTACGGCGGCGAGAGCGCATCCTTCAGCCGGCGCTACCAGTTCTCCGCGGCGCATCGACTGCACAGCGCCGAGCTGAGCGCGGAGCAGAACCAGGCACTCTACGGCAAATGCAATAATCCCGCCGGCCATGGCCACAACTACCGCTTTGAAGTGACCGTCGAGGGACCGGTCGATCCGGCCACCGGCATGGTAATCAATCTGGTCGATCTGGATGCCGTGGTCCAGCCGCTGCTGGACGAGCTGGACCATACCCACCTCGATCGCCAGCACGCCTTTTTCCAGCGCCACCCTTCCACGGGCGAGAACATTGTGCGCTACCTGTGGCAGCGCCTGGCAGCCGCGCTCGGAGAGCGTCTGCGCTGGATTCGGCTGTGGGAAACACCCAACAACATCTTTGAATGCGGAGTACGCGAACCATGA
- the folE gene encoding GTP cyclohydrolase I FolE → MSRSESFNNEHRQPLVVDAEAALIEGSPTTGYATTNGRSGKLEGLRFESNPLIEEAVRTILHELGEDPDREGLLKTPERVAKAYAELTAGYRVDPRALINGAIFTQEYDEMVIVRDIHFYSLCEHHLLPFYGQAHVAYLPKGKIIGLSKIPRIVEMFARRLQVQERMTVQIADFLNEHLQPNGVAVVAEGIHLCSVMRGVRKENARMVTSAMRGAFQEDSKTRAEFMSFIGRCGSRG, encoded by the coding sequence ATGAGTCGCTCTGAATCTTTCAACAACGAGCACCGCCAACCACTGGTCGTCGATGCCGAGGCAGCGCTGATCGAAGGCTCGCCGACGACTGGCTACGCCACGACCAACGGTCGCTCTGGCAAGCTGGAGGGCCTGCGCTTCGAGAGCAATCCGCTGATCGAGGAGGCTGTGCGCACCATCCTGCACGAGTTGGGCGAGGACCCGGACCGCGAAGGGTTGCTCAAAACGCCGGAGCGCGTCGCCAAGGCCTATGCCGAGCTGACCGCGGGCTACCGCGTCGATCCCCGGGCGCTGATCAACGGCGCGATCTTCACCCAGGAATACGACGAGATGGTGATCGTGCGCGATATTCATTTCTACAGCCTGTGCGAGCACCACCTGCTGCCCTTCTACGGCCAGGCGCACGTGGCCTACCTGCCCAAGGGCAAGATCATCGGCCTGTCCAAGATCCCGCGCATTGTCGAAATGTTTGCACGGCGGCTGCAGGTGCAGGAGCGTATGACGGTGCAGATCGCCGATTTTCTCAACGAGCATCTCCAGCCCAATGGTGTGGCGGTGGTGGCTGAAGGCATTCACCTCTGCTCGGTGATGCGCGGCGTGCGCAAGGAGAACGCGCGCATGGTCACCAGCGCCATGCGCGGTGCGTTCCAGGAAGATTCCAAAACGCGTGCCGAATTTATGAGCTTCATCGGCAGGTGTGGCAGCCGTGGCTAG
- a CDS encoding ATP-binding cassette domain-containing protein — translation MAEPAIYVSNVHKSYGSLRVLTGVDLAVERGEVFGLLGPNGAGKTTLIHIILGLLRPDDGVARVLGADDRERVSARIGYLPERPRYHQHFTAREYLKVLGQLSDLRGPALATRVDEVLELVGLSSAADRRIGGYSKGMLQRLGLAQAVLHRPDLLIVDEPTSGLDPAGQRETALLLEQLGATGQTIFLCSHRLNEVAHLCRRVGVLAGGRIRRVARMEELHAQGRSVVVRVGELPLESATALSELGPAVRCERHGVRIFPATEALINRVLRQLLDDGVAVQAVVPDADALEQFYLDALQEHAAPHADHQQELLQTLIEDR, via the coding sequence ATGGCCGAACCAGCCATCTATGTAAGCAACGTCCATAAATCCTACGGCTCGCTGCGCGTGCTCACCGGCGTCGATCTGGCGGTGGAACGCGGCGAGGTCTTCGGTCTGCTGGGACCGAACGGTGCGGGCAAGACCACGCTGATCCACATTATCCTGGGCCTGTTGCGGCCCGACGACGGCGTGGCGCGCGTGCTCGGCGCGGATGATCGCGAACGCGTCAGCGCGCGCATCGGCTATTTGCCCGAGCGGCCACGCTATCATCAGCACTTCACCGCGCGCGAGTATCTGAAGGTGCTGGGCCAACTCTCGGATCTGCGTGGCCCGGCGCTCGCGACGCGCGTCGATGAGGTGCTGGAGTTGGTAGGGCTCAGCAGCGCCGCCGACCGACGCATCGGTGGCTATTCCAAGGGCATGCTGCAACGGCTCGGCCTGGCGCAGGCGGTACTCCATCGCCCCGACCTGCTGATCGTGGACGAGCCGACCTCCGGCCTCGATCCCGCCGGCCAGCGCGAAACAGCGCTGCTGCTGGAGCAACTCGGCGCGACAGGCCAAACGATCTTTCTGTGTAGCCACCGCCTGAATGAGGTCGCCCATCTCTGCCGGCGTGTCGGCGTACTGGCGGGTGGACGCATCCGGCGTGTGGCGCGCATGGAGGAGCTGCACGCCCAGGGACGCAGTGTGGTGGTACGGGTCGGCGAGCTGCCGCTGGAAAGCGCCACGGCGCTGAGTGAGCTGGGCCCGGCGGTGCGCTGCGAGCGTCACGGCGTGCGCATCTTTCCGGCGACGGAAGCGCTGATCAACCGCGTGCTGCGTCAGCTCCTGGATGATGGCGTGGCGGTGCAGGCGGTCGTGCCCGACGCCGATGCCCTGGAGCAGTTCTACTTGGACGCGCTGCAGGAGCACGCCGCCCCGCACGCCGACCACCAACAAGAGTTGCTGCAAACGCTGATCGAGGATCGTTGA
- a CDS encoding NAD(P)/FAD-dependent oxidoreductase: protein MERYRYVILGGGMVAGYAAKVFAERGAGGQVAIVSAEATLPYERPPLSKGFLAGQEDEAGILINDAAFYRDHGIRVLLNTPVRAVDLETRRLIPVVGEPIGFEQLLIATGAQPRRLDLPGAERAEVFYLRSVDDARRIRAAYQQARRAVVLGSGFIGMEVSAVLQSQGLATTMLFPDERVWQRLFTPELSRFFEDYYRARGVTILSGSRATAFHGTERLELVQLADGRELPAELVVAGIGVAPATALFDGSALHIENGILVNEYLETNLPDVYAAGDVANYQDALFGTRRRVEHWDNAVSQGQHAARRMLGERTPFVHVPYFFSDEFDLSWEFWGDTSLADAAVQRGDPQAKSLSVWWLKERRLVAAFVLNRPEEEREFAQQAIREQREVDPAVLRDAARPLSP from the coding sequence ATGGAGCGCTACCGCTACGTCATTCTGGGCGGCGGGATGGTGGCGGGCTATGCCGCCAAGGTCTTTGCTGAACGCGGCGCCGGTGGGCAGGTGGCGATCGTCTCCGCCGAAGCGACGCTGCCCTACGAGCGTCCGCCGCTCTCCAAGGGCTTTCTGGCGGGCCAGGAAGACGAAGCCGGCATCCTGATCAACGATGCGGCCTTCTACCGCGACCACGGTATCCGCGTGCTGCTCAACACACCGGTACGCGCGGTGGATCTAGAGACGCGCCGCCTGATCCCCGTCGTGGGCGAGCCGATCGGCTTCGAACAGTTGCTGATCGCGACGGGCGCTCAGCCACGGCGGTTGGATCTGCCCGGCGCCGAGCGTGCTGAGGTCTTCTATCTGCGCAGTGTGGACGATGCACGCCGCATCCGTGCGGCCTATCAGCAGGCCCGGCGCGCGGTGGTGCTCGGCTCCGGCTTTATCGGCATGGAGGTCAGCGCCGTGCTGCAGAGCCAGGGCCTGGCCACGACCATGCTCTTTCCCGATGAGCGCGTCTGGCAACGCCTGTTCACACCTGAGCTGTCGCGCTTCTTCGAAGACTACTACCGTGCCCGCGGTGTGACGATCCTGAGCGGTAGCCGCGCCACGGCCTTCCACGGCACCGAGCGGCTGGAGCTGGTGCAGTTGGCGGATGGCCGTGAGCTGCCCGCCGAGCTGGTGGTTGCCGGCATCGGCGTCGCGCCGGCGACCGCGCTGTTCGACGGCAGCGCGTTGCACATCGAAAACGGCATTCTGGTCAACGAGTACCTGGAAACCAACCTGCCCGATGTGTACGCCGCCGGCGATGTCGCCAATTATCAGGATGCGCTCTTCGGCACGCGCCGCCGCGTCGAGCACTGGGACAACGCCGTGAGCCAGGGCCAGCACGCGGCGCGGCGCATGCTCGGCGAGCGCACGCCCTTTGTGCATGTGCCCTACTTCTTCTCCGATGAATTCGACCTGTCGTGGGAGTTCTGGGGCGACACCAGCCTGGCCGACGCGGCGGTCCAGCGCGGCGATCCACAGGCCAAGAGCCTGAGCGTGTGGTGGCTCAAGGAACGGCGGCTGGTGGCGGCCTTTGTGCTGAACCGGCCCGAAGAGGAGCGCGAGTTCGCGCAACAGGCGATCCGCGAGCAGCGCGAGGTCGATCCCGCCGTGCTGCGTGACGCTGCACGGCCGCTGTCGCCATGA
- a CDS encoding acetoacetate--CoA ligase, with protein sequence MSTITEGTLLWEPSPTLSDGSELRRYMRWLAERQGRAYDTYAALWEWSVSDLPGFWASLWDFFAIRSATPYTAVLPRAAMPGAEWFPGAQLNYTEHIFRAKRADHPAILFQSETQPLTAIGWDELERQVAAVAAALRELGVRPGDRVVGYLPNTPHAVVALLATASLGAIWSSCSPDFGSPSVIDRFKQIEPKVLFAVDGYRYGGKAHDRRAVVAEIQRALPTLERTVLIPYLDAQSNAAGLERALLWSELLQHDAPLRCEPVPFMHPLWILYSSGTTGLPKPIVHSQGGILLEHFKMLALHHDLKPGDRFFWFTTTGWMMWNYLVSGLLVGATILLYDGSPAYPDLGVLWRFAQETGMTLFGTSAAYIGACMKAGLEPARQYDLSRLRSMGSTGSPLPPEGFVWAYQHVKRDLWLASVSGGTDLCTAFVGGCPLLPVYAGELQCRCLGAAVQAFDEAGRPVIEQVGELVITAPMPSMPIYFWNDPDYRRYRESYFEMYPGVWRHGDWIKITRRGTAVIYGRSDSTINRMGIRMGTSEFYRVVEGVPEVLDSLVIDLEGLGGEPYLALFVVLREGAQLDQELRERIKRTIREALSPRHVPDDIFQIPEVPRTLNGKKLEVPIKKIFMGVPPEKAANPDAMSNPQILSYFVELAQRRRRAQP encoded by the coding sequence ATGTCCACGATCACCGAAGGCACGCTGCTGTGGGAACCCTCGCCCACGCTGAGCGACGGCTCCGAGCTGCGACGCTACATGCGCTGGCTGGCCGAGCGGCAGGGTCGCGCCTACGACACCTACGCAGCGCTGTGGGAATGGTCGGTCAGCGACCTGCCCGGCTTTTGGGCCTCGCTCTGGGACTTCTTTGCGATTCGGTCTGCCACGCCCTACACGGCAGTGCTGCCGCGCGCCGCGATGCCGGGCGCAGAGTGGTTCCCCGGCGCGCAGCTCAACTACACCGAGCATATCTTCCGCGCCAAACGCGCAGACCATCCCGCGATCCTGTTCCAGTCCGAGACGCAGCCATTGACCGCGATTGGCTGGGACGAGCTGGAGCGGCAGGTGGCCGCGGTGGCAGCGGCGCTACGCGAGCTGGGCGTCCGCCCCGGCGATCGCGTGGTCGGCTACCTGCCCAACACGCCGCACGCCGTGGTGGCGCTGCTGGCCACTGCCAGCCTGGGCGCGATCTGGTCGAGCTGCTCGCCCGACTTCGGCAGTCCGAGCGTGATCGATCGCTTCAAGCAGATCGAGCCCAAGGTGCTCTTCGCGGTGGATGGCTACCGCTACGGCGGCAAGGCCCACGACCGGCGCGCGGTGGTCGCCGAGATCCAGCGCGCGCTGCCCACGCTGGAGCGCACGGTGCTGATCCCCTATCTCGATGCACAGAGCAACGCCGCCGGCCTCGAGCGGGCGTTACTCTGGTCTGAGCTGTTGCAGCACGACGCGCCGCTGCGCTGCGAGCCGGTGCCGTTCATGCATCCGCTCTGGATCCTGTATTCGTCGGGCACCACCGGTCTGCCCAAACCGATCGTGCACAGCCAGGGCGGCATTCTGCTGGAACACTTCAAAATGCTGGCGCTGCACCACGATCTCAAGCCGGGCGATCGCTTCTTCTGGTTCACCACCACCGGCTGGATGATGTGGAACTACCTGGTCAGCGGCCTGCTGGTCGGCGCGACGATCCTGCTCTACGACGGCAGCCCGGCCTATCCCGACCTGGGGGTGCTGTGGCGCTTCGCGCAGGAGACGGGAATGACCCTGTTCGGCACCAGCGCGGCCTACATCGGCGCGTGCATGAAGGCCGGCCTGGAACCGGCGCGTCAGTACGACCTCAGCCGCCTGCGCAGCATGGGCTCGACCGGCTCGCCCCTGCCGCCCGAGGGCTTTGTGTGGGCCTACCAGCACGTCAAGCGCGACCTGTGGCTGGCCTCGGTCAGCGGCGGCACCGATCTGTGCACCGCCTTTGTCGGCGGTTGTCCGCTGCTGCCGGTCTATGCCGGCGAATTGCAGTGTCGTTGCCTGGGCGCGGCGGTGCAGGCCTTCGACGAAGCCGGCCGGCCAGTGATCGAGCAGGTAGGCGAACTGGTGATCACCGCGCCGATGCCCTCCATGCCGATCTACTTCTGGAACGATCCCGACTACCGGCGCTACCGCGAAAGCTACTTCGAGATGTATCCGGGCGTGTGGCGTCACGGCGACTGGATCAAGATCACACGGCGCGGCACGGCAGTGATCTATGGGCGTTCCGACTCGACCATCAACCGCATGGGCATTCGCATGGGCACCAGCGAGTTCTACCGCGTCGTCGAGGGCGTCCCCGAGGTACTGGACAGCCTAGTGATCGACCTGGAAGGGCTAGGCGGCGAGCCCTACCTGGCGCTGTTTGTGGTGCTGCGCGAGGGCGCGCAGCTCGACCAGGAGCTGCGCGAACGCATCAAACGCACGATCCGCGAAGCGCTCTCGCCGCGGCACGTGCCCGACGACATCTTTCAGATCCCGGAGGTACCGCGCACGCTCAACGGCAAGAAGCTGGAAGTGCCGATCAAGAAGATCTTCATGGGCGTGCCGCCGGAGAAGGCGGCCAATCCCGACGCGATGAGCAATCCGCAGATCCTGAGCTACTTTGTCGAGCTGGCCCAACGCCGCCGACGCGCGCAGCCCTGA
- a CDS encoding AAA domain-containing protein, with translation MDEPQSIDLDLERRRIVDAACDVWIRRLIDYSRANSLLFYRPLKVGTLDLTAETEAVGHLLAGDKLTVEALTSVGRYSESPDPVVVRARHEAERRQKARSALVALQRKALSNLEEKGIETLHLAMGLATWPAADGGRPYDAPVLLLPARIEARGRAGDDLRLSVVGEPHVNPVLLYVLEEHYAIHINASVVLSECGGEDEAGQWRIDPEKVFERIERATTSVPGFRITQRVIVANFQFTKMAMVEDLKKNGATIASSAIVAAIAGHRLSRQKLAQAAVNIELAQLDERPVSDDYLVLDADSTQHRAIVLVARGQNGVIQGPPGTGKSQTISNLIAQSIAEGRRVLFVAEKRAALDAVIKRLSHPDVGLGHLVLDLHGASVSRREVMARLAYTLEQIRHTPSVDGAEAVHRECEAWRKLLNEHARRVNSIRQPTGLSVYQMVGRLLRLPAAAKSALRLRGETLVALTAERVAAVNQWILESAANGTLFLGIDPSPWNNADIKDGQRAQAALDLATKAANELWPEFERRLQQVATQLGVRPPSTLGETASFLAVLCDARSIRQRYRTELFSSQPGDLARALEPAKGGRIARSWAFLWNATYQDARKRLLELREAPASTSLLRQEALQAEDVLRRWQALAPASPTPVEADAEIELIAAFSALNEAIKNLGAMTEAGLFDDLQLSEVASWLRTLATDRQTPFRLPGMYNLRSRFAEAGLGGFVDDLRKHRVAAEHWLARFEYIWLSSALEHVFASDPALASFNSRAHEQVIEQFRRLDRERVRLAAQRVRRLHAERAIEAMNRHFDQADLVRKEAAKKARHIPLRELLARAPDVLMRIAPCWVASPLSVSQLLDGGKRHFDIVIFDEASQILQEEAIPALYRAEQVVVAGDRHQLPPTTFFVTAIEGEDEILDDGDEVRSVGVTAAIGGFESLLDTLQAFLPNWLLEWHYRSEDERLITFSNTYVYAGRLVTFPSARGHEAIRHILVPHDSSLGGQEESASREVEEVVRQVILHAETRPHESLGVITMGIKHANRIQSALDHALDRRPDLADFFSLDRQERFFVKNLETVQGDERDAIILSIGYGRAANGDLPHRFGPLAQDVGYRRLNVAITRAKRRMCVISSFSHDEIDLDRSGGRGVQLLKAFLAYAASGGTRLSDDERAGESSLNAFEADVHDALEAHGIKTRPQFGASRYRIDLVAMHPKKPGRPVLAIECDGASYHSSATARDRDRLRQEHLQRLGWRFHCIWSTDWFYHREQEIARAISAYREAVLWADSLDADLGPAQAASWSQPKRQAQQQPVARPRGPRPHVPVRETIDQYSDRELLQIAEWVTSDGLLRTDEELIREIFETLPFERLGSRIRKRLKTVVEIVRRHQGTATVP, from the coding sequence ATGGATGAACCTCAGTCAATAGACCTAGATCTGGAACGTCGTCGCATCGTCGATGCCGCTTGCGATGTATGGATCCGCCGGCTCATCGACTACTCGCGAGCGAACTCTCTTCTCTTCTACCGCCCCCTCAAGGTCGGCACCCTCGACCTGACTGCGGAGACGGAGGCCGTGGGCCATCTGCTGGCAGGCGACAAACTCACGGTTGAGGCACTGACCTCGGTAGGCCGGTATTCGGAGAGCCCTGATCCAGTAGTGGTACGTGCTCGTCATGAAGCCGAAAGGCGCCAGAAGGCCCGAAGCGCGCTCGTTGCGCTCCAGCGCAAGGCATTGAGCAACCTTGAGGAAAAAGGTATCGAGACGCTGCACCTCGCAATGGGGTTGGCTACATGGCCCGCGGCTGATGGTGGGCGGCCGTACGATGCCCCCGTGCTGCTATTGCCAGCCCGTATCGAGGCACGCGGTCGGGCGGGCGACGATCTGCGCCTCTCAGTGGTAGGCGAACCGCACGTAAACCCGGTGCTGCTGTATGTGCTCGAGGAGCATTACGCGATCCATATCAATGCGTCCGTGGTGCTAAGCGAGTGCGGCGGTGAAGATGAAGCGGGACAGTGGCGCATCGACCCAGAGAAAGTTTTTGAGCGTATTGAGCGCGCGACCACAAGCGTACCGGGCTTCAGAATAACACAGCGTGTGATCGTGGCCAACTTTCAGTTCACGAAGATGGCTATGGTCGAGGATCTCAAGAAGAACGGCGCAACGATAGCTTCGAGTGCTATCGTTGCGGCCATTGCCGGTCATCGACTTTCACGGCAGAAGCTGGCTCAGGCGGCGGTTAACATCGAGCTAGCCCAGCTCGATGAGCGCCCCGTGTCCGACGACTACCTGGTGCTTGATGCGGACTCTACGCAGCACCGTGCCATCGTGCTGGTTGCCAGAGGGCAGAACGGTGTCATCCAAGGTCCGCCGGGAACCGGCAAGAGCCAGACGATCTCAAACCTCATCGCACAGAGCATAGCCGAAGGGCGCCGCGTTCTGTTTGTCGCAGAGAAGCGCGCGGCCCTTGATGCGGTCATCAAGCGGCTGAGCCATCCGGATGTGGGGCTCGGGCATCTGGTGCTCGATCTGCACGGCGCATCCGTGTCGCGTAGGGAGGTAATGGCGCGGCTTGCATATACTTTGGAGCAGATACGTCATACGCCATCCGTTGACGGTGCCGAAGCGGTTCACCGGGAGTGCGAGGCTTGGCGCAAGCTCCTGAACGAACACGCACGTCGGGTGAACTCGATTCGCCAACCGACCGGACTTTCTGTGTACCAAATGGTGGGTAGACTGCTCCGCTTGCCGGCAGCGGCGAAGTCCGCGCTTCGCCTTCGCGGCGAGACACTGGTCGCATTGACGGCTGAGCGCGTAGCCGCAGTCAACCAGTGGATCCTCGAGAGTGCCGCCAATGGGACTCTCTTCCTCGGCATCGATCCCTCGCCATGGAACAATGCGGATATCAAGGATGGACAGCGCGCACAGGCAGCCCTCGACCTGGCTACCAAAGCGGCTAATGAGCTTTGGCCCGAGTTTGAGCGACGTCTCCAACAGGTAGCGACGCAGCTTGGTGTTCGGCCACCGAGTACGCTCGGTGAGACTGCTTCGTTCCTAGCCGTTCTCTGCGATGCCCGAAGTATTCGCCAGCGGTACCGCACCGAGCTCTTCTCATCGCAGCCGGGCGATTTGGCGCGGGCACTCGAGCCTGCGAAGGGTGGTCGGATCGCCCGCTCCTGGGCATTCCTGTGGAACGCCACATACCAAGACGCGCGAAAACGCTTGCTCGAACTGCGAGAGGCACCAGCATCGACCAGTCTGCTGCGGCAGGAGGCGTTGCAGGCGGAGGATGTCCTTCGCCGCTGGCAAGCCCTTGCCCCAGCCTCTCCGACGCCGGTTGAGGCAGATGCCGAGATAGAACTCATTGCTGCGTTTAGCGCCCTCAACGAGGCGATAAAGAACCTTGGAGCCATGACGGAAGCAGGGCTGTTCGACGACTTGCAGCTTTCGGAGGTGGCTTCGTGGTTGCGTACGCTGGCAACTGATCGACAGACACCGTTCCGCTTGCCAGGCATGTATAATCTTCGCTCACGCTTCGCCGAAGCAGGGCTCGGCGGTTTTGTGGATGACCTTCGCAAGCATCGGGTGGCTGCCGAGCACTGGTTGGCGCGATTCGAGTACATCTGGCTTTCTTCGGCGCTGGAGCACGTGTTTGCATCTGATCCAGCGCTCGCTTCATTCAATAGCCGCGCTCATGAGCAGGTTATCGAGCAGTTTAGGCGTCTGGATCGTGAACGTGTTCGTCTTGCGGCCCAGCGCGTGCGTAGACTCCATGCCGAACGTGCGATCGAGGCGATGAACCGGCACTTCGACCAGGCAGATCTGGTTCGGAAAGAGGCGGCTAAGAAGGCACGGCATATTCCGCTGCGCGAATTGCTAGCCCGTGCACCTGATGTTCTCATGCGGATTGCACCCTGCTGGGTCGCAAGTCCACTGTCCGTCAGTCAGTTGTTGGACGGCGGCAAGCGGCATTTCGATATCGTGATCTTCGATGAGGCGAGTCAGATCCTGCAAGAAGAGGCCATCCCGGCGCTCTACCGTGCAGAACAGGTGGTGGTGGCCGGCGACCGACACCAATTGCCGCCCACGACGTTCTTTGTGACGGCTATCGAAGGCGAAGACGAAATCCTCGATGACGGCGATGAGGTGCGCAGCGTCGGGGTGACCGCAGCAATTGGTGGCTTTGAGAGTCTACTGGATACACTGCAAGCCTTCCTGCCGAACTGGCTCTTGGAGTGGCACTACCGTAGCGAGGACGAGCGGCTCATCACGTTTAGCAACACCTACGTGTACGCAGGACGGCTTGTAACCTTTCCAAGCGCGCGTGGCCACGAGGCAATCCGGCATATTCTCGTACCACACGACTCGTCATTAGGTGGACAGGAGGAAAGCGCATCGCGTGAGGTCGAGGAAGTTGTCCGTCAGGTGATCCTGCACGCAGAAACGCGGCCGCACGAATCGCTTGGTGTTATCACGATGGGCATCAAGCACGCGAACCGCATCCAGTCGGCCCTGGACCACGCTCTCGATCGCCGGCCCGATCTCGCGGATTTCTTCTCTCTCGATCGTCAAGAGCGCTTCTTCGTCAAGAACCTGGAGACCGTGCAGGGCGATGAGCGTGACGCTATTATCCTGTCGATCGGCTATGGTAGGGCCGCGAATGGCGATCTGCCGCACCGCTTTGGTCCACTCGCTCAGGACGTCGGCTACCGCCGCCTTAACGTTGCCATCACTCGGGCAAAGCGCCGCATGTGTGTCATCAGCTCCTTCTCGCACGACGAGATCGACCTGGACCGCTCCGGGGGTCGAGGCGTACAACTGCTCAAAGCGTTTCTGGCGTATGCCGCCAGTGGAGGCACGCGTCTTTCTGATGACGAGCGCGCAGGAGAAAGTAGTCTCAATGCATTTGAGGCCGACGTCCATGACGCCCTGGAGGCCCATGGCATCAAGACGCGCCCACAGTTCGGCGCTTCTCGCTACCGCATCGACCTGGTTGCAATGCATCCAAAGAAGCCGGGTCGGCCGGTGCTCGCGATCGAATGCGATGGCGCGTCTTACCATTCGAGCGCTACCGCACGAGATCGCGATCGACTGCGACAGGAACACCTACAGCGGCTCGGGTGGCGCTTCCACTGCATCTGGTCAACCGACTGGTTCTATCATCGCGAGCAGGAGATTGCGCGTGCGATTTCAGCATACCGAGAGGCTGTCCTCTGGGCGGATTCGTTGGACGCTGATCTTGGTCCCGCGCAAGCTGCAAGCTGGTCTCAACCCAAGAGGCAGGCTCAGCAGCAACCAGTTGCGCGACCGCGCGGTCCACGGCCACACGTGCCGGTGCGTGAGACGATCGACCAGTACAGCGACCGCGAATTGCTGCAGATCGCCGAGTGGGTCACATCTGACGGACTGCTTCGTACCGACGAGGAACTTATCCGCGAGATCTTTGAGACACTGCCGTTCGAGCGATTAGGCAGCCGAATAAGAAAGCGCCTCAAGACGGTCGTGGAGATTGTACGGCGACATCAGGGAACTGCAACGGTGCCATGA
- a CDS encoding helix-turn-helix domain-containing protein, which yields MSLAVGGLTSGPKWIASDVKRQIFQKFCLLNRWLNISVADVVLRCLEKRKLPGVKIGNTWRIRRAMLDQWLD from the coding sequence GTGAGCTTAGCCGTTGGGGGGCTGACCTCAGGCCCGAAATGGATTGCAAGTGATGTAAAACGACAAATTTTCCAGAAATTTTGTCTCCTGAACAGGTGGCTAAATATCTCCGTAGCCGATGTTGTTCTGAGATGTCTTGAGAAACGCAAGCTTCCTGGTGTAAAGATCGGTAATACTTGGCGTATACGGCGAGCTATGCTGGATCAATGGCTAGACTGA
- a CDS encoding MGMT family protein: protein MRRSSEHDLPDVLKQRIYEVVRQVPYGLVSTYGDIALIVGGGIEARTVGQALNALPKHAAQAVPWQRIVNAQGGISTRGLQQRALLEAEGVVFDARGLIDLRRYRWPGPDATWAAVHGYQTLPLRAASDAEQLPLF, encoded by the coding sequence ATGCGGCGCAGCAGCGAACACGATCTGCCCGATGTCCTCAAACAGCGCATCTACGAGGTAGTGCGCCAGGTACCATACGGCTTGGTCAGCACCTATGGCGACATTGCCCTGATCGTAGGGGGCGGGATCGAGGCGCGCACTGTGGGGCAGGCGCTCAACGCATTGCCCAAGCACGCCGCGCAAGCGGTGCCCTGGCAGCGCATCGTCAACGCCCAAGGCGGTATCAGCACCCGCGGCTTGCAGCAGCGCGCTCTGCTGGAGGCCGAGGGCGTTGTCTTCGATGCGCGGGGGCTGATCGACCTGCGCCGTTACCGCTGGCCTGGTCCGGACGCGACGTGGGCCGCGGTGCATGGCTACCAGACGCTGCCGTTGCGCGCCGCGTCCGACGCCGAGCAGTTGCCCCTGTTCTAA